In Lachnospiraceae bacterium, one DNA window encodes the following:
- the yyaC gene encoding spore protease YyaC yields the protein MNLNQLIAEEMVEKQKAGVIFLCIGTDRSTGDSLGPLVGHKLRKYRLKKAAVIGTLDKPVHAMNLELYAAYIHNHFPNHVVVAIDASVGSPDHVGFATLGKGALQPGLGVSKELGEVGDISITGIVGGAGNHDPVMLQSVRLSMVMKMADCICESIALVERFWENTAII from the coding sequence GTGAATTTGAACCAGCTGATCGCCGAGGAAATGGTAGAAAAACAGAAAGCAGGGGTAATATTTCTGTGTATCGGTACAGATCGTTCTACAGGGGACAGTCTGGGGCCGCTGGTGGGGCATAAGCTTCGAAAATACAGATTGAAAAAGGCGGCTGTGATCGGAACTCTGGATAAGCCGGTCCATGCCATGAACTTAGAGCTTTATGCAGCCTATATACACAACCATTTCCCAAATCATGTGGTAGTGGCCATCGATGCATCCGTAGGAAGTCCGGATCACGTTGGATTTGCAACATTGGGAAAAGGGGCACTGCAGCCGGGACTGGGAGTTTCCAAGGAACTGGGAGAAGTAGGGGATATTTCCATTACCGGGATCGTGGGCGGTGCAGGCAATCATGATCCTGTGATGCTCCAGAGTGTGAGGCTTTCTATGGTGATGAAAATGGCAGACTGTATATGTGAAAGCATTGCCCTTGTCGAACGATTTTGGGAAAATACAGCCATAATATGA